TCCTATCTAACAAGAAAATATTGGAGGACGATATAAAGAAGAGTTATATTGCGGAGTCGTATTTTGAGTCAAACCAGATATAAAACTACTCAAACTTGAGATAGTTACTGATTGGACAATTTTCATTTCAAGGGCAATTGAAAAACAAGTACCTATCGGACAATCACATTGATTATCACAACAATCAGCAGTGTCTGCTGTAAGTGTTTTAACGGCATCAGCATCTGATGTTAATTGGTGATGGCAAGCGTTAGTCGCAGCGGTATTCACTGGATTTGATTTACTTAACATTAAATTCATATCAGAGGGGCATGGCAAAATCACAGACGCAAAAGCTTGACTGACAAATGTCATCAAGATAAGCATCACGGTGATAATTCGCATACGACTCAAGATAAAACTCCAATATAATTAGTGCTATTAATGTTAACTCAACTTGACTAAATCATCCTAGTTAACTGTAGTGTTTTTTTACTTTAAACTACTGATACTTGACATAGATCACACTTCGAAAGCTCTTACAAAAGATAGTCAGTGTCGATAAAAATCAACATCTAATTGTCTTAACTTATCTTGGATCCTGGTGGGGGTTTGTGGCAACTATGTGGTTGATGATTTGCATTATCTTTGATGTTTTGATCCACAAATTGGTAGTAACTTTCCTTCACATTAGTCCACCAATCGTTATGAATATGAGCACCATGCTTTCTGATAACCGCTTCAATACCTTCTAAATTGATATGACTGGCATCATAGGCTAGATAAATAGATCCCGATTTGTCATTATAAATCACTTCGTCTATGCCAAACAGTTTGTCTATCTCAGTCTTTAATGCTTCTAAATTTTGATTATCTACTCCAGTTAATCTTAGGTTTCTGACAACTAAAGTGGCTTCTTTAACGCCCGGTCTATGTTCAAAATCACTCATAATGCCTCTCTTAATCATTAACTCATCATTATTCTGATGATTTAGGTAAAAGGTAATTAAAAAACGGCCAATTTTCTAACCTAAGAGGTAAACCGCATAGGTTAGAATCAAAGTTTTGATTTAAAAGTTAAAAAATGCACATTCTAGTGCTGCAATTATCTTCATCATTGATACCAACATATTGAAAAAGACTTATGGGTAACTAGTGATTATTCAACAATCAATACTCCTTTATACATTTGCATCTGACAATGAAATGGATACTCACCCTTTTCTAGTGCCGGTAAGGCTATCGTCGTCGGTTTATCCAGCGCTAAATCTTGGCTAATCTCCAAGTCGGGTAGCAAGACTGTGGCGGAACATCCGGATTTGTCTTGGCGTAAAAAGGTTATCTCCGTTGGTGTATTAGCCGCTATTTTAATTCTTGCAGGCGAATACACCCCGTCTTTAACCAGTATCGATGTGCTGGCATCAACCTTAGTTTCATTTGATGGTTTATACAGCCAAAACCACCAAATGATAAAACCGATTAATGCGATACACAGTAAATTAATTAACATGTTAAGCCTCCTAGTGTTCTTTGGCTTTAAACAAACGTAAACGGTTAGCGTTACTCACTACGGTAAGTGATGAAAAGGCCATCGCAGCCCCTGCAATGACTGGGTTTAGCAAAATACCAAAAACAGGGAAAAGCACACCTGCCGCTAAGGGAATACCCGCAACGTTATAAATAAAAGCGCCAAACAAGTTTTGTTTAATGTTGCGCAGCGTTGCTTTACTAATGGCTATCGCATCGGCTAAGCCATGAAGTGATCCACGCATTAAGGTAATATCAGCACTTTCTATCGCTACATCTGTGCCTGTTCCAATAGCAAAGCCGACATCGGCTAACGCTAATGCGGGGGCGTCATTAATGCCATCGCCGGTCATACCTACCACTTCATTTTGTTGCTGAAGTTCTGCCACTTTATTGGCTTTATCTTCTGGCATGACTTCTGCGAAAAAGTCATCAATACCGACTTTTTTAGCCACTGCTGCTGCGGTCGCTTTATTGTCTCCGGTTAACATAATCACTTTAATGCCACTGCGTTTCAGTCTCGCAATCGCTTCGATTGAGTCAGGCTTTATTGGATCTGATACCGCTATAATGGCCAGTAACTTCCCCGCAAGAGCCAAATACATTGGTGTTTTAGCCTCTTCTGCTAATATTTGAGCTTTTGCTTCATGAAGACCAATATCAATGTGTTTGTCTTGCATCAGTTTTTTATTACCAAATAATAATATCTGTCCATCCACTTCAGCTTCGACACCTTTGCCCGAAATGGCAGTAAAGTGTTCTGTGTTAATCGCATCAATGCCTCTAGCATGTGCGCTTTCAACAATGGCTTGAGCTAATGGGTGTTCTGAGTGACTTTCAATTCCAGCAGACAAGGCAAGTACCTGCTCTTCACTGTCGGCATTAACCAAAATAATATCGGTAACTTGCGGTTTACCTTCGGTAATGGTGCCAGTTTTATCTAATATCATGGCGGTGATTTTAGACGCGGTTTGCAATGCTTCACCGTTACGAATAAGCACCCCTGATTCAGCCGCCTTACCTACGCCGACCATGACCGACATTGGCGTTGCGAGTCCTAGCGCACAAGGACAAGCAATAATTAATACCGTTGTTGCTGACACGATGGCAAATACGCTCGATGGCTCAGGGCCAAAGTTAAACCACACCATGGCACTGACTATCGCGATGATCATAATGGCGGGCACAAAGTAAGCGGCAATAACATCAGCTAAACGTCCAATCGGCGGCTTAGAGTTTTGCGCCCGTTTGACCATACTAATAATGCGCGCCAATGCGGTATCTTTTCCGACCCGTGTGGCTTTAAATATGATTGAGCCTGATTTATTCAAAGTACCAGTGACCACATCATCACCAAGCACTTTCTCAACTGGCATTGGCTCACCGGTCAACATTGATTCATCAATGGTGCTGTTACCTTCAATAACCACTCCATCGACGGGGATTTTTTCGCCTGGGCGAACTCTAACGTGATCGTTAAGTAATACATGGGCAATGTCGATATCGAGGTCTTTTCCATCACGGATAACCCGAGCCGTTTTAGCTTGCAAGCCAATGAGACGCTTAATGGCTTCAGAGGTTTTACCGCGTGCTTTAACTTCGAGTGCTAAACCAAGATTAATTAAACCAATAATCATTGCGGTCGCTTCAAAGTAAACATGCCTTGCCATCTCGGGAAATAATTGTGGAAATGCAACAATCAACATCGAGTAAACCCAAGCTGTACCGGTTCCTAAGGCGATGAGGGTGTCCATATTGGCATTATGGTTTAAAAATGATTTCCAGGCACCGATATAAAAATGCCTACCGGAGATCAGCATAATGGCCAGAGTCATCACACCAACCAGTCCCCACACCACTTGCTCTGATAGGGTTGATACCGTCATTTCGCCAATAAAAAGTCCATAAATCATCAACGGAATACCGACGGACAATGCGATAAAGGTATGGCGCAATAAACTTTTATAATGTTGTAAATCAGCCTGTTCTTTCTCGTTCATGGCATCTTCTGCCGACTCAGCCTGTATTTGAGTGGCGTTATAACCGGCACTTTCTACCGCTTTGATAATCAACTCGGCAGACGCTTTACCCGTAACCAGTACCGTTCTGTCGGCAAAGTTCATTTCGGCCGAATCAACGCCTTGCACGCTGTTAATCGCTTTTTCAATTTTGCCAACACAACTCGCGCAGCCTGCGCCGAGGATATTGAGTTGCATAGGTGAGTGTGTAGTGTGATCCATTACTTAACCTCCGTTGATGTTAAGGTAACCTTGTTATGCTGAGGAACACTTGCTGTAGGAAGGTTAGCTTGGTGGGTACCTTCAATCAAATGACACACCATGTTTCCTGTCGGCAGGTTATCTGGCATGGTTGACCATTGGTCTACGGCCTGTGAAAGTCGTGATCTTAGTTTGACCATTTCATTAAATTGTTGCTCTGTTTCATCCAGTTTTTGTTTTACTAATGCCCGCACAAGGTGACATGCACTTTCACCGTGATCGGTTTTTGAAAAAATCACTTTAATTTCATCAACTGAAAAATCAAGTTTACGAGCGCTTAAAATAAATTGCATACGCGACTTATCTTTGTCGTTATAGATTTTATAACCATTTACTGGAGATTTATTAGGATTCAGCAATCCAATGCGAGTGTAAAATCGCACTGTGTCAGCGGTAATGCCTAAGTCATTAGCAAGTTGATTCACTTTCATATGCCTCCCAAAGCTAACGTTAACCGTTACGATAGTTTGACTATAAACCTATGTGTTACACACAGGTCAAGTAAGGTTTGAATTTTAAATAATAGGACGCATTTGAGCGCCCTATTATTAGAAGGTTAGTGCTGCATCATTTTACTGTGTTGTTTCATGATGATAGCCATTAACTCTTGGTGATTAACTAACTTGACGGTTTCACCTTTAATACTGGCGCTATCTAATGTTATTAGTGGTGATTTGATAAAATTTTTGGCATTTTTCGCAGAAAGGATATCTTTGGTATTAACTTGAATATCTTCATCATTTGTTAAATTTAAACTCCAATATAACGCATCAGACTTAATGAAATTAGTATCATCAGGCCCGGAGGAAAACAGTTCGTAAAACTGTAATTCAATTAAATGCTGACCAGGTGAAACCTCTAATTGACTTTTATTTGAAACCGGTTCTCCATCGACTGCAGCAAAAATCAAATAGTCTGGTAATGAGATAGTGGCAGCCATTGATACTGAGCTGGCTAAAGATAGTATTGAGATAGCAATAAATTTTTTCATAATAAACTCCGTTAGCTTTTTGATACTGATAATGACAGCAACAAAAATCTTTATAAATTAATATAGGTAACTGATATAGATGATTAATTTGGATAAAGAGTTAAGCTATTGGAGGTGGGTTTTGGCTGGATAGATTAGAAGGGGTTGATACCCATAAAGGCAAACTGGCCTTCGCACTGGTTAGCCCTATAGTGATAAGCTCTATGGCTGTAAACAACGTAAAAGTATTCGCGATCGCATGGCAATGACTAATACATTGACTCATATCACCTAAACAACAATTAGGGTCGTTATCACAGTCAGTGTCCATCATTACTGACTGATGAGAGCTGCTCGATTGTGCGTCAGACATCGTCATTTGTGTAGACTTAAGCATTTCATTAGACATAGCGAAGCTAGGCATCAACAATTGCCCTACTAGTGATAATATAATCGCTATATTTAACAACACTTTTAGCATTTATGGTGTCCAAGAAACCGAATATGATTTCACTATAGCAATTTTCAGTAACATTTATTCGACTCACATCACATTTAGCAACTACACATTTAGCAATCATACATTTAGCGACTAACGATATGATGCCTAGTCAGTGATTAAAGAGCTAAATACGTTAATACCCGCACGACAGAGAACGCCTCTATCTGCCTAAAACGGTCTGATGCATGCTATATCAGTTATATAATGCTATTAGCTAGGCTAGTATTTGTTAACAAACTCTTTAGCATAAAATTATCTTATTGTTTTATCATGATAAATATAATTTCCAACATATTTAACGACCAATAAACCTCAACAATATAAGCTATACTTTGCACTTAAGAGAGCCTATGCATCTTGTTGTGGGGATATTGTGATAACAAATGTCATTGTGTATGCTGCAAGCCAGCTATTAACATTATTGTAACTATTTGGCTGTCGTTATGTGAAGCTACTGAGCAAAGATTTATCTCATTTGCAATGTAGTCTTAAGTGGAAATCTAACCTAACGAACACTGTTGTTAATGTTTATTAGCAATCATACCTATAACAATAATAAGGTGCACAAATGTTCGGATTGTTGAAATATTTTTTATATCTGTTGTTGGTTCTTTTAGCTTGCCTTGCTATTTTTATTTATCTTAATCAAGCACCTGATAAGTCAGTTGCAGAGCTGAGTAAGCGTTGGGCTCAACCGCCTTCGCAGTTTGTTAACATTGCAGGAATGAATATTCACTTAAGAGATGAAGGGCCAAAGTCTGATCAAGAACCCATAGTGTTAATCCATGGTACAAGTGCGTCTTTACATACTTGGGATGGTTGGGCAGACGCATTAAAAGAACAGCGCAGAGTTATTCGTTTCGACTTACCTGGATTTGGATTGACCGGGCCCGATCCTGACAATAATTACACCATTGAACATTACGCTGATGTCGTTGCTGCAGTGCTCGATGAATTAAAGATACAAAATTGCGTGTTAGCAGGTAACTCTTTAGGGGGATATGTATCTTGGGCCACTGCTGTGCGGTACCCGAATAGAGTGTCGAAATTAGTGTTGGTTGATTCCAGTGGATACCCTTTTGAACCTGAATCAATACCACTGGCGTTTAAATTATCACAAAATCCGTTAACCAGTGTGTTGTTAAAAAATGTTCTACCTAAATCATTGGTGGCACGCAGTGTTAAGAATGTTTACGGTAATCCTGATTTGGTCAGCGATGAATTAATTGACCGATATTACGACCTATCGCTTCGACGAGGTAATCGAGACGCCTTGAAAGCGCGCTTTAAACAGACATTACCTGGACTTTTGGTCAATAAGATTAACACGATTGATGTACCCACATTGATACTATGGGGAGCCAAAGACAGGTTAATTCCGCCTAAGTATGCAATTCAATTTAATAGAGATATCGCTGACAGCACATTAGTTGTGTTTGATGAGTTAGGCCATGTGCCTCATGAAGAAGATCCGCAATCAACAGTATTGGCGGTAAAAAAATTCTTAGCAACGCATCCTCCATCCATAAAGTCATAAGCCATACCAGAGTTTAATAAACTACTGTAGAGGGTAACGGCTTAGCCTCTTTTTTATAATGTTCCAGTGTCCCCAGCCTTCAGCACCTTCACCCTCTAAACCTTGATAACCGATACTGGCTGAAACATTGACACCATTATCAAATGCATAGCTTGGGTGAACGGCGTAGTTAATACCTTGCCAGCCATCAACACCAAACCAATCATCTATTGTTGGAGTCACTTCAAGTTGAACCGTAGCGTGTCCAAATTGCTTACCGACTTTAATCCATAATTCAGTGTAATTAGAATAAGAGGCACCAGGATAAAGATAAGAAAATACCATAACGTCGTAACTAATACTGCTATCGCCAAATTTGCCTGCTTTACCAATATAAGGTGCGGTGACAATTTCTAAATTGGGATCAGCAAACTTAACGTTTGAAGCAAACACGCCGACATACCATCCAAAATCATTACCCCAACCAAGAGTGCCTTGCACCACAGGGACATCGCCATCCATGGTTTCTGATTCACCTCGAAAAACATAATCAGAAGCAAAGGTTAATTTACCGTTAATCGTGCCACCCAAGACATCTTGATTCGTTGTCGTATCGGCAAAAGCACTCGCCGATAGGATTAAGCTACTTAACAATATTGACTGAGCTAATTGAGTTGTGTTGATGTTCATATTTATCACCCTAAAAATGAATGTTCTCGTTGATAGAGCGACTATATTCAAAACTTATGAATGGCTATTGAGTGTGATGTGAATTGATAGGTAACAAATATGAAGAATTATGAACACCAATATTTAACATGATCTGGGTCATATTATCGAACCTGAATAAACGTTTGTTTGCATCTAAAATTGAGCCAAAACAAGTAGGTCAGCCTTGAGGCTAAAAGCAGCCTTGATTCAAAATTGATGATTAGAGGTATTGCTAACGCGGCTTGACTAGCTTGCCCACTTCACCTTAGTCAGTGTGCATGATGTGAAACTCAAGATGACAAGCTCACCATATTCACTTTTGGTTTTAAAGCGTAAAACCTCACTTTTAAGCTGAGGTGTTAGCTGAGGTGTTAGCTGAGGCGCAATTTGGGATAAATACTTGAGCGTGTTGAGGTTAACATTAAAGCTGTTGTTGTTTGCTCACTGGCTGGTGATAAAATCTCAAGGTTTTACCTACGCTTAACGTGTCTTTGTCGGTCATGTTATTCCAGCTAGTGATCTGCTCAACGCTAACCTTGTAGACTTTAGCAATACTCCACAGTGTATCG
This region of Shewanella livingstonensis genomic DNA includes:
- a CDS encoding cation transporter encodes the protein MSDFEHRPGVKEATLVVRNLRLTGVDNQNLEALKTEIDKLFGIDEVIYNDKSGSIYLAYDASHINLEGIEAVIRKHGAHIHNDWWTNVKESYYQFVDQNIKDNANHQPHSCHKPPPGSKIS
- a CDS encoding heavy metal translocating P-type ATPase, producing the protein MDHTTHSPMQLNILGAGCASCVGKIEKAINSVQGVDSAEMNFADRTVLVTGKASAELIIKAVESAGYNATQIQAESAEDAMNEKEQADLQHYKSLLRHTFIALSVGIPLMIYGLFIGEMTVSTLSEQVVWGLVGVMTLAIMLISGRHFYIGAWKSFLNHNANMDTLIALGTGTAWVYSMLIVAFPQLFPEMARHVYFEATAMIIGLINLGLALEVKARGKTSEAIKRLIGLQAKTARVIRDGKDLDIDIAHVLLNDHVRVRPGEKIPVDGVVIEGNSTIDESMLTGEPMPVEKVLGDDVVTGTLNKSGSIIFKATRVGKDTALARIISMVKRAQNSKPPIGRLADVIAAYFVPAIMIIAIVSAMVWFNFGPEPSSVFAIVSATTVLIIACPCALGLATPMSVMVGVGKAAESGVLIRNGEALQTASKITAMILDKTGTITEGKPQVTDIILVNADSEEQVLALSAGIESHSEHPLAQAIVESAHARGIDAINTEHFTAISGKGVEAEVDGQILLFGNKKLMQDKHIDIGLHEAKAQILAEEAKTPMYLALAGKLLAIIAVSDPIKPDSIEAIARLKRSGIKVIMLTGDNKATAAAVAKKVGIDDFFAEVMPEDKANKVAELQQQNEVVGMTGDGINDAPALALADVGFAIGTGTDVAIESADITLMRGSLHGLADAIAISKATLRNIKQNLFGAFIYNVAGIPLAAGVLFPVFGILLNPVIAGAAMAFSSLTVVSNANRLRLFKAKEH
- a CDS encoding MerR family transcriptional regulator, which codes for MKVNQLANDLGITADTVRFYTRIGLLNPNKSPVNGYKIYNDKDKSRMQFILSARKLDFSVDEIKVIFSKTDHGESACHLVRALVKQKLDETEQQFNEMVKLRSRLSQAVDQWSTMPDNLPTGNMVCHLIEGTHQANLPTASVPQHNKVTLTSTEVK
- a CDS encoding DUF2057 family protein, which produces MKKFIAISILSLASSVSMAATISLPDYLIFAAVDGEPVSNKSQLEVSPGQHLIELQFYELFSSGPDDTNFIKSDALYWSLNLTNDEDIQVNTKDILSAKNAKNFIKSPLITLDSASIKGETVKLVNHQELMAIIMKQHSKMMQH
- a CDS encoding cupredoxin domain-containing protein, with amino-acid sequence MLINLLCIALIGFIIWWFWLYKPSNETKVDASTSILVKDGVYSPARIKIAANTPTEITFLRQDKSGCSATVLLPDLEISQDLALDKPTTIALPALEKGEYPFHCQMQMYKGVLIVE
- a CDS encoding alpha/beta fold hydrolase; this translates as MFGLLKYFLYLLLVLLACLAIFIYLNQAPDKSVAELSKRWAQPPSQFVNIAGMNIHLRDEGPKSDQEPIVLIHGTSASLHTWDGWADALKEQRRVIRFDLPGFGLTGPDPDNNYTIEHYADVVAAVLDELKIQNCVLAGNSLGGYVSWATAVRYPNRVSKLVLVDSSGYPFEPESIPLAFKLSQNPLTSVLLKNVLPKSLVARSVKNVYGNPDLVSDELIDRYYDLSLRRGNRDALKARFKQTLPGLLVNKINTIDVPTLILWGAKDRLIPPKYAIQFNRDIADSTLVVFDELGHVPHEEDPQSTVLAVKKFLATHPPSIKS